The genome window tcttctttttttagtgCATTGTTTACTAGTGTTCAATTTGAGGGCCTTGTGTATTttgtagttttgttttggtcttttttaaTCCAAGGGTTTAGCTGCATCAACCCAAGGTTTTCTTCAACATCGAAAATTTacttatttctgtatttctgcagtgatCTTACTGTCACAcattacttccttttttttcccccaacagcTGTCACCTGCAGTGGTCATCTCCAAGTGCAACTGATTAAGGAAGCAGTTAATGCCACATACGTACATGCACATTTGAAGAAAGGTTTTAATAATGCAAGAGTTTGTATTGTCTAAGTTGTATTGTTGTTGTATGTTGTTGTGCCACAGGAGCAATGGTTCACCAgtatttcccttctctttttcagcttttttcatTACCCTTCCTCGGTGAGAATGGCAAGGATTCGGATTCCTAGCACAATTGTTATAATTTTTGTTACAGTTCAGACTGGATTCTTACTCTTCATGTACACCCGGTACAGTAACTTCATGCCTCAGTCTGAGGAGAAACCATCGCAAGTCCACATACTTATTCTCTCCTCTTGGCGGTCAGGATCTTCTTTTGTTGGTCAACTTTTCAGCCAGCACCCCAGTGTCTTCTACCTGATGGAACCTGCATGGCATGTGTGGGTTACAATGTACCAGAACAGTGCCAAAGTCTTACACATGGCAGTGCGGGACTTAGTCAGGTCGGTCTTTCTGTGTGACATGTCCGTGTTTGATGCTTACATGCCTTGGAAAAGAAACTTGTCCGATCTTTTCCAGTGGGCAGCAAGTCGGGCTCTGTGTTCAGCTCCTGCTTGTGACTCTTTTCAACGTACTGACATAACCAGTGAATTGGCATGCAAGACTCTTTGTGGCCGGTATCCATTCAGCAAGGTGGAGGAAGCCTGTAAAACTTACAGCCATGTTGTCATCAAGGAAGTTAGATTCTTTGACTTGAAGGTCCTGTACCCCCTCCTCACTGATCCGTCCCTGAATCTCAAAATTATTCACCTGGTTCGTGACCCCAGGGCAGTTGTTAAGTCACGGGAACAGTCGGTGAAAGCATTAGCCCGTGACAATGGAATTGTCTTGAGTACCAATGGCACTAAAGTGGAAGACAGCAAATACAAAGTAATGCAGGAGGTTTGTAGAAGTCATGTTCAGATTTATGAAACAGCTACTCTAAAACCACCTAATTTCCTGAAAGATCGCTATTTAATGGTCCGTTTTGAAGATCTGGTAAGAGATCCGTTATCAGAAATCTCAGAAATGTATAAATTTGCAGATCTTAGTTTGACTCCCAGGCTCAAAAGCTGGGTCTATAATATCACACATGGACAGGgaccagggaaaaaaaaagaagccttcAAAATAACATCCCGAGATGCAGTTAGTGTTTC of Serinus canaria isolate serCan28SL12 chromosome 11, serCan2020, whole genome shotgun sequence contains these proteins:
- the LOC103816787 gene encoding carbohydrate sulfotransferase 6-like, with the protein product MARIRIPSTIVIIFVTVQTGFLLFMYTRYSNFMPQSEEKPSQVHILILSSWRSGSSFVGQLFSQHPSVFYLMEPAWHVWVTMYQNSAKVLHMAVRDLVRSVFLCDMSVFDAYMPWKRNLSDLFQWAASRALCSAPACDSFQRTDITSELACKTLCGRYPFSKVEEACKTYSHVVIKEVRFFDLKVLYPLLTDPSLNLKIIHLVRDPRAVVKSREQSVKALARDNGIVLSTNGTKVEDSKYKVMQEVCRSHVQIYETATLKPPNFLKDRYLMVRFEDLVRDPLSEISEMYKFADLSLTPRLKSWVYNITHGQGPGKKKEAFKITSRDAVSVSQAWRNALSFQKVKKIQEVCKGAINILGYQLVDSEKEQRDLTLDLVLPRRQNQFSWSSFNPKH